GGCCGCCGAGGGCTCCCTGCACGTGGCCCGCTACGAAATTGAGCAGGCGGGCCGGGCTCAACAGGCCCGCATTACGCAATTGGGGCAGGCCCAGCAGCAAGATGCGGCCCGGGCCCGGCGCCAGCGCTGGGTGCTCGGGGCCGTGCTGGTGGTGCTGGCGCTCATCGGTGGGCTGGTGTTCGTGCTCTGGCGCGGCAACCGCCAGCAGCAGCGGGCCTACGCGCTGCTGCAAGGCCAGCGCGACCAAACTGCCCAAGCGCTGACGAATCTGCGCGCCACGCAGACCCAGCTCATCCAAAGCGAGAAAATGGCCAGCCTGGGCGAGCTCACGGCGGGCATTGCCCACGAGATTCAGAACCCGCTCAACTTCGTCAACAATTTTTCCGAGGTGAGTTCGGAACTGGTGACCGAGCTTCAGGAAGCCCTCGCCGCCAACGATTCGGCCGAAGTAGCGGCCCTGGCCGGTGACCTGGCGCAAAACCTGGGCAAAATCGGCCACCACGGGCGCCGGGCCGCCAGCATCGTTAAGGGCATGCTCGAGCACAGCCAAACCCGCGCCGGCGAGCGCCGCCCCACCGACCTCAACCAGCTCACCGACGAGTATCTGCGCTTGGCCTACCAGGGCCTGCGGGCCAAAGACAAGACCTTTAACGCGGAGCTCACCACCGACTTCGGCGCCGCCTTGCCCTTAGTCGAAGTGGTGGGCACCGACGTTGGCCGCGTGCTGCTCAACCTGTTCACCAATGCCTTCTACGCCGTGCGCCAGCGCCAGCAGCTGGGCGAGCCCGGCTACCAGCCGCAGGTGGGCGTGCGCACGCTGGTGCTCAACCAGCAGGTGCAAATCCAAGTCACGGATAACGGCATGGGCATTCCGGCGGCCGTGCAGCCAAAAATCTTCCAGCCGTTCTTCACCACCAAGCCCACGGGCGAAGGCACCGGCTTGGGGCTCTCCTTGAGCCACGACATTATCGCTCAGGGACACAGCGGCTCGCTCACCGTGGAGTCGCAGGAAGGCGAAGGCACGACTTTCTGCATTGGCTTGCCTGTGAATGCTACCGTGTAATTCACAAGGGCAACCCGACTCAAGAAAATTGAGCTAGCTTAATGGCGAAGAGTCGCCTAGCTTCAGCAGATACAGTTGGAATATTTCTGGCCTGCTTTGGGTGCTTCGGGCTGGCTGCATTTAGCCCAACCCAGTGCGACTCGGCTACTTCTGCAGCTCCATTACCACGGCGGTTTTGGCTGGGAGCTGGAGCGAGGCAATGCTGGCCAGGTTCTCGCCGGTGAGCACGTTGCGGGCTTTGGTGAAGCCGCGGGTGCGCTCGGCGAAGCGGGCCGTGGGCAGCATGGCCGGTTTGTCGGAGGTGTTGGACGCCACCATCACGGTGCCGGTAGCATCGTAGCGGAAGTACACGTAGAAACCGTTTTCGGGCAGAAACTGCATGAGCTTGCCGGTGTGCAGCACCGGGTGGTCGCGGCGGTAGGTGGCCAGCTTTTTCACAAAGTCGAAGGCTTCGTTTTCGCGGGCGTTGCGGCCGGCGGCGTTGAATTTGTCCTCCTTGTCGCCGGGCCAGCCGCCGGGGAAATCGCGGCGCACTTCGGCATCGGTGGGGTCCTTGAAATTCTTCATCAGGATTTCGGTGCCGTAGTACATGCTCGGGATGCCGCGGGTGGTGAGCAGCCAGGTCAGCCCCATTTTGTACTTGGCCAGGTCGTCGCCAATCACGGAGAGGTATCGGTCGTGGTCGTGGTTGTCGAGGAAGGTCACCAGCTTGGTGGGGTCCTGGTACACGGCGTCCTGGGCCAGGGTCTGGTAGAAGCGCTGCACCCCGCCGTCGTAGCTGATGGGCTGCTTCAGAGCGTCGAGCATGGCGCTTTCGAGCACGAAATCGAGCCCGCCGGGCTGGTTCGACTTGAAGGGAAAGCCGATGGTGTTGCGGGTGTAGTAGCTCTGGTCCACCACGTTGTTCACCGACGACTCGCCGAAAATGTGAAGGCGCGGGTACTCGGCTAGGAGAGCCGCGTTGCAGCGGTTCATAAACGGCTGGTCGTTGTACATGTACGTGTCGATGCGCCAGGCATCGATGCCGAAGTACTCGACGCACCAGATGGCGTTTTCAATCAGGTAGTTGGCCACGTAGGGGTTGCTCTGGTTGAGGTCGGGCAGGAAGGGCACAAACCAGCCATCGAGCGTGACTTTGCGGTCAATCTGGGCGCCGTGCGGGTCCGTGATGGACTGGTAGCGGTAGCTGGTGTTGGTGTAGGTGGGCCACTGGTGCAGCCAGCTTTTCATGGGCAGGTCCTGCAGTATCCAGTGGGTGTTGCCCACGTGGTTGTACACGGCATCCTGCACCACCTTCAGGCCGGCGGCGTGGGCCTGCTGCACGTAGGCTTTGTAGGCAGCGTTGCCCCCAAAGCGCTTGTCGATGTTGTACTGGTCGGTGAAGCCGTAGCCGTGGTAGGAGGCGCGCATGGTGCCGCCTTCGTTGGTGAGGGGCTGGTTGTTTTCGATGAGGGGCGTAAACCAGATGGCGGTCACGCCCAGGTCTTTGAGGTAGGGAATGCGCTTGGCGGCCCCGGCCAGGTCGCCGCCGTGGCGGAAGAAGGGGTTGGCGCGGTCCATGTTCGGGTCGCGCAGGCTGGCAAACTTGTCGTTGGTGGTGTCGCCGTTGGCAAACCGGTCGGGCATGGCCAGGTAGATGAAATCGGCCGCCGTCACGCCTTGCGCTTTGGGCGATTTGTCGCGAGCCCGCAGCTCCCAGCTTTGGGTCACGGTCTGGCCGGCTTTTTTGCCCACAATCTGCAGCCGGCCGGGCTTGGTACTGGCCGCGATGCTCAGGTCCAGAAAGGCGTAGTTGGGGTTTTCAACGGTGCTGCACTTCACCAGCTTCACGCCGGGGTATGCGATGGTGTACGTCAGCGTGCCCGCGCCGGGACCGTGGATGAGCAGCTGCACGTTCGGGTTTTTCATGCCCACCCACCAGTTGGTCGGGTTCACGCGCTCGATGGAAACGGATTGGGCACTGGCCAAACCAGAAAGCAGCGCACTAAACACAAGGAACAGAAGGAGGTATCCTTTTTTCATAGAATCAGATGAGTGAAAGCTGAGTATGGTGCGGGGCGGCTGATTTGCTTGCCGCGCCTCTTATAATGTCGGCTGTCATGCCGTCTGTCATGCTGACGAAGGAAGCATCTTATCGCCGCTGCACAACTTGCTCAGGCGTGATAAGATGCTTCGCTGCGCTCAGCATGACAGGCGCTTATTGACGGCTAATTGAATTAGTGCCGCGAGCGAGGTGCTTCGCACTTCTTGACCGTTCTAGAATACTACCCGCGCTTGCGGCCCTGCGTCAGCAGCTCCACTGTTTCTTCCAGGCGGCGGGTGCGGGTTTCGGGCTTTTTGGCGCCTTCGAGCCAGCGCACAAACTCGCGCTGATGGGTGTAGGCCAGCTTGGAAAAGTAGGCGGCGGCTTTGGGGTTGGTGGCCAGCTTTTCGGCCAGGTCGGCGGGGGCTTCCATTTTGCGCTCGGTCACGTCGCGCGACAGCGTGACGCGCACCGTGTCGCCCACGGTTTTGTCGATGGCGCGGCGAATCTGCTTGAGCAGGAGCAGGGCGTGGTGGCCGTCGCCGATGGGGACGATGCTGCCCTGGTAGGGGTAGTTGTCGAACGTGGCCTGCACGGGAACCCGGCCGCGCGTGCCGTACACCTCGGCCACGTTGAAGGGCACGACAACGAATACGCCGCCGTGGTCTTCGCCAGCTTCTAGAATGGCTTCAAATTCGTATTCGGGTTGCATAGCGGCTAATGGGGCTGGGGTTATGGAGACTTGCTGGGGCAAAGTAAACCATTGCGGCGCCGGCCGGCACGCCGGGGCTTACCCAAATGCCACTTCGCACAGCACGTCCTGCACGCCATCCTCATCGGCGGCGGCCACCACGCGCACCTCCCCAATGGTGCTGCCGTACTGCAGCTGCAGCTGCTGCCGCAGGTCTTCGGTCGGCACCAAGATGATGCGGGCCCGGCGCAGCGTCATCCGCTCTACTTCCAGGAGCCAGCCGCGGTCGCCGGGGCTGCTAAAGTCGATGGCCAGGCTGGCCACGTACAGCACCAGCGGCTGGCCCGTGCTGTTGCGGATTTCGAGCGCCGCCAGCCACGCTGGCCAGTTGGGCGCATAAATGACCCCAAAATCGGAGCGCCCGCGCACCAGCTGCGCCGAACGCCGGGCGTACTGAATCATGCGGAAATTGAGCCCGTCGAATGCTGGGGTCCGGGGAACCGGCGCGGCAACCTCCGGTTCGGGCTCAAAAGTAGGGAGCGCGGATAGCTCAACGACTGGGCTGAATTCCAACGCCTCCAACGTGATATCGTCTTCGGGGGCCGAGAGCGCCGCGGCCTCAAAAGGGCCGGTTTCTTCCACGGCTTCAGTAAAGGCATTGCCATCCAAGGCATTGCCATCCAGAAGAGCCGGCAGCTCCGGGTCGGGGTCGAAGGTTGGGTCTTCCGCTTCGGGTTCAATGTTGGGCTGCCGCTTAATCTTGGAGGGCGTAACTTCCACCGGGAGGGAAGCTCGGTTCGCTAGGTCGGCCGCCTCGCGCACCGATTGGGAGGCGCCAGCCACCGGGTTGGGCACGAGCAGTGCTTGCGAAGCGGCACTCGTGGAGCTAGCCCCTACGTAAGGGGCCACTGGCTCCTGCCTCTGGTGGAATTGCGGCGCGTGCACGCCGGTGGGCCACTGGCTGCGCGAGCGGGCGTTGGGCTGGCTGGCGGGCCCAGCTTCAAGTGCTGCGTAAATTTCTGGCAACGGGTGGTAGCTGGCGGCTGCCAGGTCTTCCAGCCCAATGATGCGCGACTGCAACGCGGGCACCGCCAAGGCACTAGCTGCCTGCGAACCAGCGGCTGGGCCAGCCAGCAGCCGCACGCCGGGCCCGGAAGCATCCGTGCTCAGTGCATCGGTTTCTTCAGCATCATCGGCCGCATCAGCTATTGCTGTATCACCGGAATCCTTTGTTGGGCTGGGTGCAGGGGCCGCAGTCGGCAGCTTGGGCTGCGGGGTGGTGGGCTCGTCGTACCGTTCGTATGCGGCGGGCAGGTGCGGGTACACGGCCAGCACGGGCTGTTGGGCGGCCAGCTGGTACACCAGCGGCAGGGTGGGGGGCAGGGCCTGCCCACCGAGCACATCCACACTCGGGTCGGCATCGTCCCAGGCCAGCAGCAGTACAGAGAATTCGGGCGGGGTCATGAAAAGCAAGGTAGAGGCAAGGTCCGGCCGGCTGAGGCACCCGCGGCGGTACAGCTGCCAAACAATCCTCAATGCTACGTCAACCGGGCCACATATTAGCTAAAAAATCGTGAGGACCCGGCCACTGAAAAGTAACTTGCGTACTCATCACTCGCAGAACCGGCCTCGCCGGTCTTTTTTTGCCCGGTTTTGCGACTGAACTTGCCTTTTGCTTAGAATAAATTTATGGATACCACGATACAGGAAAACAATTACATGGTGAACGACCTGGCGGCCCAAAGCCACCAGGAACATTATCCCGGCGAAGTAATCCGGGCCGAAGCGCTCGGCGACAACCGCTTCCTTTTCAACTGCCAAAACGGGGTGCGCCTGGTGCTGTACGTGCTCAGCGACAAAATTCTACGGTTCCGCTACCTCACCGACGGGCCGATGGTGCCTGACTTTTCCTACGCCGTGCCCACCGACGGCCGCCAGCGCCCGGCGCCCGAATTCTTGGAGTTCAAGGAAAAGGCCGACCACTACCGCATCACCACCGAGCGTCTCATCTGCATCGTGCAGAAGGAGAACCTCAAAACCCGCGTGCTCGACCGCTCCGGCTCCATCCTGAGCGACGACGAGAAGGGTTTTCACTGGGAGTACGACTACGACACCGGCAACGACATCGTGAAGATGAGCAAGCACGTGCCCGCCGGCGTGCACTACTACGGCCTCGGCGACAAGCCCGACAACATGAACCTGCGCGGCAAGCGCTTCACCAACTGGGGCTCCGACACCTACGGCTACACCAAAGGCAGCGACCCGCTCTACAAGAACATCCCGTTCTACCACGTGCTACACCAGAAAATTGCCCACGGCATTTTCTTCGACAACACCTTCAAGGCCAGCTTCGACTTTGCCGCCGAGCGCGCCGACGTGACCAGCTTTTGGGCCCAGGGCGGCGAGATGAACTACTACTTCATCTACGGCCCCACGCTCATGGAAGTGACCGAGGAGTACACCCTGCTCACCTGCCCGCCCGAGCTGCCCCCGCTTTGGACGCTGGGCTACCACCAGTGCAAGTGGAGCTACTTCCCGGAGGCCAACGTGAAGGAAATCACCACGGGCCTGCGCGAGCGCCAGATTCCCTGCGATGCCATCTACCTTGACATCGACTACATGGAGGGCTACCGCTGCTTTACCTGGAGCAAGGAGCACTTCCCGGAGCCCAAGCGCATGGTGGAGGAGTTGGCCGAGGACGGCTTTAAGCTGGTGGTCATCATCGACCCGGGTATCAAGATTGACCCCGAGTACCCCGTGTACCAGGAAGGCATCGCCAACGACTACTTCTGCCGCCGCGCCGACGGCCCGCTCATGAAGGGCTCGGTGTGGCCCGGCCTCTGCAACTTCCCCGACTTCACCAATCCCGACGTGCGCGAGTGGTGGGCCGGCCTGTTCAAGGAACTGGTGCAGGACATCGGCGTGAAGGGCGTGTGGAACGACATGAACGAGCCCGCGGTGTTCGAAAAAGGCACCTTTCCGCCCGACGTGCGCTTCAATTACGACGGCCACCACGCCTCGCACCAGAAAGCGCACAACATCTACGGCATGCAGATGGCCCGCGCTACGGCCCAGGGCATGAAGCAGTTCAGCTACCCCAACCGGCCGTTTACCATCACGCGTAGCACCTACTCGGGCGGGCAGCGCTACTCTTCGGGCTGGACCGGCGACAACATCGCCTCCTGGGAACACCTCTGGCTGGCCAACATCCAGTGCCAGCGCCTGAGCATCTCGGGCTTCAGCTTCATCGGCTCCGACATCGGCGGCTTTGTGGACACGCCCACCGGCGAGCTCTACGCCCGCTGGATTGCCTTGGGCGCCTTCCACCCGTTCTTCCGCACGCATAGCTCCGGCGACCACGGCGACCAGGAGCCCTGGAGCTTCGGCGAGCCGTTCACGAGCCTGGCCCGGCACTTTATTGAGCTGCGCTACCGCCTGCTGCCCTACATGTATACCACGTTCTGGCAGTACGCCACGCACGGCACGCCCATGCTGCGCCCGCTCACCTTCCTCGACCAGAACGACACCGAAACCTACCTACGCATGGCCGAATTTGGCCTCGGCGACAACTTGCTCATTTGCCCCATCACCCAGCCCGGCGCCGACGGCCGCTGGATGTACCTGCCCCGCGGCGACTGGTTCTACTACTGGACCGACGCCCCTACCGCCGGCGGCAGCGAGGTCTGGGCCAATGCCGACCTCACCCGCATTCCGCTCTACGTGCGCGCCGGCGCCGTGCTGCCCATGCAGCCCGTGCTGCAGTACGTGGGCGAGCGCGCCGTTGAGGAGCTCACGCTGCACGTCTACTACAAAAACGGCACCGCCGACAGCGTGCACTACGACGACGGCGGCGAAGGCTACGCCTACGAGGACGGCCACAAGACTCTGCG
This region of Hymenobacter sedentarius genomic DNA includes:
- a CDS encoding YdeI/OmpD-associated family protein, whose translation is MQPEYEFEAILEAGEDHGGVFVVVPFNVAEVYGTRGRVPVQATFDNYPYQGSIVPIGDGHHALLLLKQIRRAIDKTVGDTVRVTLSRDVTERKMEAPADLAEKLATNPKAAAYFSKLAYTHQREFVRWLEGAKKPETRTRRLEETVELLTQGRKRG
- a CDS encoding glycoside hydrolase family 31 protein, with the protein product MDTTIQENNYMVNDLAAQSHQEHYPGEVIRAEALGDNRFLFNCQNGVRLVLYVLSDKILRFRYLTDGPMVPDFSYAVPTDGRQRPAPEFLEFKEKADHYRITTERLICIVQKENLKTRVLDRSGSILSDDEKGFHWEYDYDTGNDIVKMSKHVPAGVHYYGLGDKPDNMNLRGKRFTNWGSDTYGYTKGSDPLYKNIPFYHVLHQKIAHGIFFDNTFKASFDFAAERADVTSFWAQGGEMNYYFIYGPTLMEVTEEYTLLTCPPELPPLWTLGYHQCKWSYFPEANVKEITTGLRERQIPCDAIYLDIDYMEGYRCFTWSKEHFPEPKRMVEELAEDGFKLVVIIDPGIKIDPEYPVYQEGIANDYFCRRADGPLMKGSVWPGLCNFPDFTNPDVREWWAGLFKELVQDIGVKGVWNDMNEPAVFEKGTFPPDVRFNYDGHHASHQKAHNIYGMQMARATAQGMKQFSYPNRPFTITRSTYSGGQRYSSGWTGDNIASWEHLWLANIQCQRLSISGFSFIGSDIGGFVDTPTGELYARWIALGAFHPFFRTHSSGDHGDQEPWSFGEPFTSLARHFIELRYRLLPYMYTTFWQYATHGTPMLRPLTFLDQNDTETYLRMAEFGLGDNLLICPITQPGADGRWMYLPRGDWFYYWTDAPTAGGSEVWANADLTRIPLYVRAGAVLPMQPVLQYVGERAVEELTLHVYYKNGTADSVHYDDGGEGYAYEDGHKTLRRFTVAGSETELVLTQEIEGNYQPSYATYRVVLHGLPLALTVFSVNGKAAEATEATLETGLVLPSVVVPVSFGEVRVNAVPPAAAPVVVPPVAPKAPLV
- a CDS encoding glycoside hydrolase family 13 protein; its protein translation is MKKGYLLLFLVFSALLSGLASAQSVSIERVNPTNWWVGMKNPNVQLLIHGPGAGTLTYTIAYPGVKLVKCSTVENPNYAFLDLSIAASTKPGRLQIVGKKAGQTVTQSWELRARDKSPKAQGVTAADFIYLAMPDRFANGDTTNDKFASLRDPNMDRANPFFRHGGDLAGAAKRIPYLKDLGVTAIWFTPLIENNQPLTNEGGTMRASYHGYGFTDQYNIDKRFGGNAAYKAYVQQAHAAGLKVVQDAVYNHVGNTHWILQDLPMKSWLHQWPTYTNTSYRYQSITDPHGAQIDRKVTLDGWFVPFLPDLNQSNPYVANYLIENAIWCVEYFGIDAWRIDTYMYNDQPFMNRCNAALLAEYPRLHIFGESSVNNVVDQSYYTRNTIGFPFKSNQPGGLDFVLESAMLDALKQPISYDGGVQRFYQTLAQDAVYQDPTKLVTFLDNHDHDRYLSVIGDDLAKYKMGLTWLLTTRGIPSMYYGTEILMKNFKDPTDAEVRRDFPGGWPGDKEDKFNAAGRNARENEAFDFVKKLATYRRDHPVLHTGKLMQFLPENGFYVYFRYDATGTVMVASNTSDKPAMLPTARFAERTRGFTKARNVLTGENLASIASLQLPAKTAVVMELQK
- a CDS encoding glycosyltransferase family 4 protein, whose translation is MTPPEFSVLLLAWDDADPSVDVLGGQALPPTLPLVYQLAAQQPVLAVYPHLPAAYERYDEPTTPQPKLPTAAPAPSPTKDSGDTAIADAADDAEETDALSTDASGPGVRLLAGPAAGSQAASALAVPALQSRIIGLEDLAAASYHPLPEIYAALEAGPASQPNARSRSQWPTGVHAPQFHQRQEPVAPYVGASSTSAASQALLVPNPVAGASQSVREAADLANRASLPVEVTPSKIKRQPNIEPEAEDPTFDPDPELPALLDGNALDGNAFTEAVEETGPFEAAALSAPEDDITLEALEFSPVVELSALPTFEPEPEVAAPVPRTPAFDGLNFRMIQYARRSAQLVRGRSDFGVIYAPNWPAWLAALEIRNSTGQPLVLYVASLAIDFSSPGDRGWLLEVERMTLRRARIILVPTEDLRQQLQLQYGSTIGEVRVVAAADEDGVQDVLCEVAFG